A window from Dunckerocampus dactyliophorus isolate RoL2022-P2 chromosome 15, RoL_Ddac_1.1, whole genome shotgun sequence encodes these proteins:
- the golgb1 gene encoding golgin subfamily B member 1 isoform X2 encodes MLSRLATVLQELSGEEGQDGNTQQGELTPQPPADGGQAPAESEVPEEVTERLAQLEQLVVQLKELIRNKDTQLGQKDIELASKDALLKNEREAGDARFNKLKLQAKAKMVALNKQIAELKGQEGAISPDISFSRDVAGESDVQDLQSKLSEEVANSNKLLGRLEAAEKLLVEKEAAHAEQMKLLQAVVCEKDVRFQEQIQKHEEELLAATTQSSEDGDIQQALHVAQRRCEELEEALKSRSQVLEMLQQEVSSADQQKQILTAQFRQMEVELAEAVKLREEQRQEWAQRSSEAEAALEEAKRERAEAEARHESELTSVRDAFNMSLEKEKAEVVKLETEMALTKGAIQACQETSERDKLEIARLERELTSSREAESQVIQATQSSLEETKSQVGKLERELASLLEEQEEAQKKSEILAEVWKHLQPLALQEVQPFENITDLSAIVDTVLSIETQVTRLKDERCESEQRCTELTNTMEDLQEQLDRSTSEKGEAKILQLEWPHDPPPEMVSQDTQASEAGKATIWELEQQLLEKDNELIALQELLRLAQERSTSVDTTSENVNESKDGDTKNNAATPPDSLEDTQEEETTLVAEDMSVLSISADNESSPELIEHHDSPEESKGTSSDEMVTSNSSWTLLEAVNQDGRQEWPSIMQDFGHMQSWETTSMEQETSTTSVTPSSIIIQETVEVHETREGASTLDAPSGQVFAHTVTEEFQKRYSELLAELQTLREGAAESQEKITNLEEEMHRLTADKEQVESQASDFAEELKCAREELLSVSQQSSSVAEKHSADIFLLEEQINILSSDGSAKEQKIQALQADLEVAHQDLSEQESQARMLSSQLEDKELLSLELERKLQDMESSMLEQSQISALDNDSLSKKDSEICDLQLRLSQKEQQITELNYSMSAKLHQAEEERVLFDCEVIKLKEQLVGLQKSREEISAPVDEELAIVRQAKEELETQLANTRKKLQVALVQRKELMKKVADLEMEVKNTTEKEDSSETAANIPEVEKSSVEDMEAKLLELEQALSAKDEVIESLECTISQRRRLLAETRGERAETTCESNTPSDNSSLQSQVASLEVECETLQKKVLEAQESRKESIRKAKEKDRHHRDQLKQHKEEYGELLERFEVQSGEHEVLLMKLRELEDKMNPQEEELTPQESEDAVTHLEKATANDWVQEDWVDFAGSETDSVQPSSGDQQNQPSEQPEVLSPRTEETMKALGEEILSVRMENSELENKLQEAQTTLSQKETELREVSKELTALRENERQIEVLSAEMTDLREKYQQAEYCAEVLKAEAAAAAASSQSASSIAALQAEVEDFKKFLNDKNTEITALSQQLCEQNALIHSMQDTVDHKDGLIASLGEELKAEQKKSKKVEVEEDKDSEAKTQQLQRKLQAALISRKEVLKENKTQKEQLASSETLLAELQQKMQVAEDELEKLRAERTKLIDEVDRMLLENQSLGSSCESLKLAMDAIASEKDACKREGELAKEEASRMCSEWEEKVRSMKEEYETLLRSYENVSDEAERVRRVLEAARQERKELAAKVRSIEAAKQEAERQAEEARKEVESVKDKMRKFVKAKQQKILELEEETERLREGQENTGAKSEGDAQSEDVKRLQVEMQTLKAELDARVMERDCLAQEIEQLKEQLDQMERKDADPRPSAKVGEEVQHPETKITEAKETCPLGENPDDRIRSKSSPNAEPPEEQKVLLETKIRELEAALHSERELWQKQEAELKAGLASLERDLQETNDKAGLIASLENCLQESQERENCLMEEGSKRDAQYKELLRSLESEKDNLEERLMNQLAQLNGSIAGYQQEAADNRELLAQLKQEVDRLERERGDLEAEARAQTDRAAQLEEDMRQAQRQRAEAEAGTGKQRELEQQLRSAQRVKEGSQSRARQLEELLREKQMEVRQLQRDSIQYQERISELGKEAKALQLGHSELNKNLQRSQDETSKTKDDLRRFEAELVSCKSDLGEAKKQLNQVMAEKTTLEQSVQQKEALLKAEAEQTLDSVRFRLGAELKEMELRLEEAYNDREKEEEATLEARETAEAAERRAQEMQAHRDESLARLAAFSRCMSSLQDDRDRVLDEARQWETRFNDALHGKEAEVREAESRAKELLENLQKESSLKQELQLSVDRLQEADKELQLKLEEAEKNLNESRAEAERQRAGLLQTTAELQAVQSEARLLKNEVDSHNLRARALEEAVAQLQEEVGRARAELRERETDERRLCFTLEQLEADLHASKALTESLQAELHEKEKREVEMLDEKEQAVVQAAEEARKEADGRAREAEEELEQRRGELRDAEEELRRAKEESNTCSAKLGSFTKAMGSLQDDRDRVLSMYKQLEEKHLQVMMDKDDVIQEAARESNSLKEELRSLLVQRDDLYAEKGKLSAQLHGYRDELQQVLSLKDSQHKQLLAAQRERIASLEKERDGLESTLRTTAEVEAVKTEQETPLQAVDAPGAEVEKLREQLEATRVQAQALEEKLLEERQEREIKTKELSDLRWEGGVMRTESESAQERVAELARDLLAVEQKLLQEKEAADQLRAENQSFGKAMASLQDSRDQAENKAQELRIKLEEVRKAGSPGSAAGEVWSLKNALQALQNDRERLLEQLQAQTSELKTHKSELARLGAGELIKVSQELFEEKNKNQAMVGAIRQLENMVEVDKQEIEMLRLERVDWMAQAEQLKQQTLSALSERDQQLRQLAAMLEEARAHTPKLQQEHYQREASQEVDSAPGAPQEKSDRQEVHASRSDILELQQRLDEETQQRLAAEEQLMEAQDRLRRYKEERRSQAERGDHSETAVFIEPPEGSVTRTRRGGTGVLRALRAGVCWRRRTPLMLSVYLLSVHVLLLLCMGGFL; translated from the exons ATGCTGAGCCGCCTGGCTACAGTCCTCCAGGAGCTCTCTGGAGAGGAGGGCCAAGATGGAAACACACAGCAGGGCGAGCTCACACCTCAGCCTCCTGCCGACGGGGGCCAAGCACCTGCAGAGTCAGAGGTGCCTGAGGAGGTCACGGAGCGCCTGGCCCAGCTGGAGCAGCTGGTGGTGCAGCTGAAGGAGCTCATCCGGAACAAGGACACTCAGCTGGGCCAGAAGGACATTGAGCTGGCGAGCAAAGATGCTCTGCTTAAG AATGAAAGGGAGGCGGGTGATGCTCGCTTTAATAAACTCAAACTGCAGGCCAAAGCCAAGATGGTTGCGCTTAATAAACAGATTGCTGAATTGAAGGGACAAGAAGGAGCAATA AGCCCCGACATCTCTTTCTCAAGAGATGTGGCTGGAGAGAGTGATGTGCAGGATCTCCAGAGCAAGCTGAGTGAGGAGGTGGCCAACAGCAACAAGCTGCTAGGCCGACTTGAAGCCGCTGAGAAACTGCTGGTGGAGAAGGAAGCCGCTCATGCTGAGCAGATGAAACTCCTACAGGCTGTTGTGTGTGAGAAAGATGTGCGTTTCCAGGAGCAGATTCAGAAACATGAAGAAGAGCTGCTGGCGGCCACGACACAATCGTCTGAGGACGGGGATATACAGCAG GCGCTGCATGTAGCACAGCGTCGTTGTGAGGAACTCGAGGAGGCCTTGAAATCACGCTCGCAAGTGCTGGAAATGCTGCAGCAGGAAGTCAGCAGTGCAGATCAGCAAAAACAG ATTCTGACGGCTCAATTCCGACAAATGGAGGTGGAACTGGCCGAGGCCGTCAAACTGAGGGAAGAGCAGAGGCAGGAATGGGCCCAACGGTCCAGCGAAGCCGAAGCGGCCCTCGAGGAGGCTAAGCGAGAGAGAGCTGAGGCTGAGGCACGGCATGAGAGCGAGCTGACCTCCGTGAGAGACGCATTTAACATGAGCCTGGAGAAGGAGAAGGCTGAGGTTGTCAAGTTGGAGACAGAGATGGCTTTAACGAAAGGGGCCATCCAAGCGTGCCAGGAAACCTCAGAGAGAGACAAGTTAGAAATAGCTCGCCTCGAAAGAGAGCTTACGTCTTCAAGAGAGGCTGAGTCACAAGTCATCCAGGCCACTCAGAGCAGCCTGGAAGAGACAAAATCTCAAGTAGGCAAACTAGAGCGAGAGCTAGCTTCTCTTCTAGAAGAGCAGGAGGAGGCCCAGAAAAAGAGTGAGATCTTGGCGGAAGTTTGGAAGCACTTGCAACCTCTCGCCTTGCAGGAAGTACAACCATTCGAGAATATTACAGACCTTTCTGCGATTGTGGACACCGTGTTGTCCATTGAGACACAAGTCACCAGGCTGAAGGATGAACGCTGTGAGAGTGAGCAGCGCTGTACTGAGCTCACAAACACCATGGAGGACCTGCAGG AACAACTGGACAGGAGCACCAGTGAGAAGGGGGAAGCCAAGATTCTGCAGCTGGAGTGGCCACATGACCCG CCTCCTGAAATGGTTTCACAGGACACACAAGCTTCTGAAGCTGGAAAAG CGACCATCTGGGAACTGGAGCAGCAACTTTTAGAAAAAGACAACGAACTGATCGCCTTGCAAGAATTACTCCGGCTGGCCCAAGAACGTTCCACAAGTGTCGATACAACATCTGAAAATGTCAATGAGAGCAAAGATGGCGACACCAAAAATAACGCTGCAACACCTCCTGACTCCCTGGAGGACACCCAAGAAGAGGAGACCACCTTGGTCGCAGAGGACATGTCAGTCCTCTCCATTTCTGCTGACAATGAGAGCAGCCCGGAGCTTATTGAACATCACGACTCCCCTGAGGAATCCAAAGGGACTTCCTCTGATGAGATGGTCACCAGCAACAGCAGCTGGACCCTTCTAGAAGCTGTCAACCAGGATGGACGCCAAGAGTGGCCGTCCATTATGCAGGACTTTGGCCACATGCAGTCATGGGAGACCACAAGTATGGAGCAGGAAACCTCCACAACTTCAGTCACACCCTCCTCCATTATAATCCAAGAGACGGTTGAGGTTCACGAGACTCGGGAGGGTGCCTCTACATTAGATGCTCCTTCAGGCCAGGTCTTTGCTCACACTGTGACTGAGGAGTTCCAGAAGAGGTACAGTGAACTTTTAGCTGAACTGCAAACCCTCAGGGAGGGGGCTGCAGAGTCCCAGGAGAAAATTACGAATCTGGAGGAAGAAATGCACAGGCTCACTGCTGATAAGGAGCAGGTCGAGTCTCAGGCAAGTGACTTTGCAGAGGAGCTCAAGTGTGCCAGAGAAGAGCTGCTAAGTGTTTCCCAGCAAAGCAGCTCAGTGGCAGAGAAGCACAGTGCTGACATCTTCCTTCTAGAAgaacaaattaacattttgagcagTGACGGTAGCGCCAAGGAGCAGAAGATCCAGGCTCTCCAGGCAGACTTGGAAGTGGCTCACCAAGACCTTTCTGAGCAGGAGAGCCAGGCCCGCATGCTCAGCTCACAGCTGGAGGACAAAGAGCTCCTATCTTTGGAGCTGGAGAGGAAGCTTCAAGATATGGAGAGCAGCATGTTGGAACAGTCACAGATATCGGCGCTTGACAACGACTCTTTATCAAAGAAGGACTCTGAGATTTGTGACCTGCAGCTTCGCCTCAGCCAGAAAGAGCAGCAGATCACTGAGCTTAACTACAGCATGTCTGCAAAACTTCACCAAGCAGAAGAAGAGCGAGTCTTATTCGACTGTGAAGTCATTAAACTGAAGGAGCAGCTTGTAGGACTTCAGAAGTCGCGGGAGGAGATATCTGCTCCAGTGGATGAGGAACTAGCGATTGTACGTCAGGCCAAAGAGGAGCTGGAAACTCAGCTGGCGAACACAAGAAAGAAGTTGCAGGTCGCCCTCGTGCAACGTAAAGAGCTCATGAAGAAGGTCGCTGATCTGGAGATGGAGGTGAAGAACACAACTGAAAAAGAGGATTCATCAGAAACTGCTGCAAATATTCCAGAAGTAGAGAAGTCTTCAGTGGAGGACATGGAGGCTAAACTGTTGGAGCTGGAGCAAGCATTGAGCGCCAAAGACGAAGTAATTGAGAGCCTGGAGTGCACGATTAGCCAACGGAGACGGCTTCTTGCCGAAACACGTGGCGAGCGAGCTGAAACCACTTGTGAGTCTAACACGCCATCTGACAATAGCTCGTTACAATCCCAAGTGGCCTCTCTGGAAGTGGAGTGCGAAACACTGCAGAAGAAAGTCCTGGAGGCCCAAGAGTCTCGTAAGGAGAGCATCCGCAAAGCCAAAGAGAAAGACAGACACCATCGGGATCAGCTGAAGCAGCACAAGGAGGAATATGGTGAGCTCTTGGAGCGTTTTGAGGTGCAGAGTGGCGAGCATGAGGTTCTCCTCATGAAACTGAGGGAATTGGAAGATAAAATGAATCCGCAGGAGGAGGAGCTGACACCTCAAGAGAGCGAGGACGCGGTTACGCACTTAGAGAAGGCCACAGCTAATGACTGGGTCCAAGAGGACTGGGTGGATTTTGCAGGATCTGAGACCGATTCAGTGCAACCATCTTCTGGTGATCAGCAAAATCAACCATCTGAGCAGCCTGAGGTCTTGTCCCCTCGAACGGAGGAAACCATGAAAGCTCTTGGAGAAGAGATCCTGAGTGTGCGAATGGAGAACTCGGAGCTGGAGAATAAGCTTCAGGAAGCACAGACTACTTTGTCCCAGAAGGAGACGGAACTACGGGAGGTTAGCAAGGAGCTGACAGCGCTACGTGAAAATGAAAGACAGATTGAAGTCCTCTCAGCAGAAATGACTGATCTCAGAGAGAAGTACCAGCAAGCAGAGTACTGTGCGGAGGTCTTGAAGGCAGAAGCTGCTGCCGCTGCAGCATCTTCCCAGTCTGCGAGCTCCATTGCAGCACTTCAAGCGGAAGTGGaggactttaaaaaattcctcAATGACAAGAACACAGAGATCACGGCGCTCAGCCAGCAACTTTGTGAGCAGAACGCCCTCATACATTCAATGCAGGACACAGTGGACCACAAAGATGGACTTATAGCCTCCTTAGGAGAGGAGCTTAAAGCTGAACAGAAGAAAAGCAAGAAGGTGGAGGTTGAGGAGGACAAGGACAGTGAGGCAAAGACTCAGCAGCTTCAGCGGAAGCTTCAGGCGGCGTTGATCTCTCGCAAGGAGGTGCTCAAAGAGAACAAAACTCAGAAGGAACAGCTAGCCTCAAGTGAAACTCTCCTTGCTGAACTGCAGCAGAAGATGCAGGTGGCGGAAGATGAGCTGGAGAAACTCAGAGCCGAACGCACAAAGCTGATTGATGAGGTGGACCGTATGTTGCTAGAAAATCAAAGCTTGGGCTCTTCTTGTGAGAGCCTCAAACTGGCCATGGATGCCATAGCGAGCGAGAAGGACGCGTGTAAAAGAGAGGGCGAGTTGGCCAAAGAGGAGGCATCCAGGATGTGCAGCGAATGGGAGGAGAAGGTCCGCAGCATGAAGGAAGAGTACGAAACCCTACTCCGCTCCTACGAGAACGTGAGCGACGAGGCGGAGCGTGTGAGGCGAGTCCTGGAGGCCGCCAGGCAAGAGAGAAAGGAGCTCGCGGCCAAGGTGAGGTCCATCGAGGCCGccaaacaggaagcggaaagGCAGGCAGAGGAGGCTCGGAAGGAGGTGGAGTCGGTGAAAGACAAAATGAGGAAGTTTGTCAAAGCGAAGCAGCAAAAGAtcctggagctggaggaggagaccGAAAGACTTCGAGAGGGGCAGGAAAACACGGGCGCAAAATCAGAGGGTGACGCTCAAAGTGAAGACGTTAAAAGACTTCAGGTTGAGATGCAGACTTTGAAAGCAGAGTTGGACGCACGGGTGATGGAAAGAGACTGCTTAGCACAAGAGATTGAACAGCTGAAGGAACAACTTGACCAAATGGAAAGAAAAGATGCTGATCCTCGTCCCTCTGCCAAAGTTGGAGAGGAGGTTCAGCACCCAGAGACCAAAATCACTGAGGCCAAAGAAACGTGTCCCCTCGGAGAGAATCCAGATGACCGAATACGTTCAAAGTCGTCACCAAATGCTGAACCTCCAGAGGAACAAAAAGTTCTATTAGAGACCAAAATTAGAGAGCTGGAGGCAGCTCTTCATTCAGAGAGGGAACTCTGGCAGAAACAAGAAGCTGAACTCAAGGCTGGACTGGCCTCTCTTGAGCGAGATCTCCAGGAGACCAATGATAAGGCGGGCCTTATAGCCTCCCTGGAAAACTGTCTGCAAGAGAGCCAAGAGAGAGAAAACTGTCTGATGGAGGAGGGCTCCAAACGAGATGCACAGTACAAGGAGCTCCTCAGAAGCCTTGAAAGTGAGAAGGACAACCTGGAGGAGCGACTGATGAACCAGTTGGCCCAACTTAACGGTAGCATTGCAGGCTACCAGCAGGAGGCGGCCGACAACCGGGAGCTACTTGCTCAACTTAAGCAGGAGGTGGATCGCTTGGAGAGGGAGCGGGGCGACCTTGAAGCCGAGGCCCGAGCCCAGACGGACCGAGCGGCCCAACTGGAGGAGGACATGAGGCAAGCCCAGAGGCAGAGAGCTGAGGCTGAAGCAGGAACAGGGAAGCAGAGAGAGCTGGAACAACAGCTTAGGTCTgcacaaagggtcaaagaaggCAGCCAGAGCAGAGCACGTCAGCTGGAGGAACTCTTGAGGGAGAAGCAGATGGAGGTCCGCCAGCTCCAGAGGGACTCCATCCAGTACCAAGAAAGGATCAGCGAGTTGGGAAAGGAGGCCAAGGCACTGCAGCTGGGCCATAGTGAGCTCAACAAAAACCTACAGCGGTCCCAAGATGAGACTTCCAAAACCAAGGATGACCTCAGACGTTTCGAGGCAGAGTTGGTGAGCTGTAAATCAGACTTAGGTGAGGCCAAGAAACAGTTAAACCAGGTCATGGCTGAGAAAACAACTTTGGAACAGAGTGTCCAACAGAAAGAAGCTCTGTTGAAAGCCGAGGCAGAGCAGACCCTGGACTCTGTGAGATTCAGGCTTGGTGCAGAGCTGAAGGAGATGGAGCTCAGACTGGAAGAGGCGTACAACGACAGAGAGAAGGAAGAAGAAGCCACGTTGGAGGCCAGGGAGACAGCAGAGGCGGCTGAGAGGCGAGCACAGGAGATGCAGGCCCATCGGGACGAGTCCCTCGCAAGGCTGGCCGCCTTCTCGCGCTGCATGTCGTCACTGCAGGACGACCGGGACAGGGTTCTGGATGAGGCCCGGCAGTGGGAGACTCGCTTTAATGATGCGCTGCATGGCAAGGAGGCTGAGGTTCGGGAGGCTGAAAGCAGGGCCAAGGAGCTGCTGGAGAACCTCCAGAAAGAATCTTCTCTAAAACAGGAACTCCAGCTCTCGGTTGACAG ATTACAGGAAGCAGACAAGGAGTTGCAGCTGAAACTGGAAGAAGCAGAAAAGAACTTAAACGAGAGCCGAGCAGAAGCGGAAAGGCAGCGAGCCGGGCTACTCCAAACGACGGCTGAGTTGCAGGCTGTGCAGAGCGAAGCCCGGCTGCTGAAGAACGAGGTGGACAGCCACAACTTGAGGGCCCGTGCTCTGGAGGAGGCCGTGGCTCAGCTGCAGGAGGAAGTCGGCCGAGCCAGGGCGGAGCTGAGGGAGCGGGAGACGGATGAGAGACGTCTGTGTTTCACCTTGGAGCAACTGGAGGCTGACCTCCATGCCTCCAAGGCCTTGACGGAGAGTCTGCAAGCTGAGTTACATGAGAAGGAGAAGAGGGAAGTGGAGATGCTGGATGAGAAGGAGCAAGCTGTTGTACAG GCTGCAGAGGAGGCACGTAAGGAGGCAGACGGCAGGGCACGGGAGGCCGAGGAGGAGCTGGAGCAGAGACGAGGAGAACTGCGAGATGCGGAGGAAGAATTGCGAAGGGCCAAGGAGGAGAGCAACACCTGTAGTGCCAAACTGGGCTCCTTCACAAAGGCCATGGGCTCCTTGCAGGATGACCGAGACCGAGTCCTCAGCATGTACAAGCAGCTGGAGGAGAAACACCTGCAGGTCATGATGGACAAGGATGATGTGATCCAGGAGGCGGCAAGGGAGAGCAACAGCCTCAAGGAGGAGCTGCGCTCTCTGCTGGTCCAGAGAGATGACCTTTACGCAGAAAAGGGCAAACTTTCTGCTCAGCTCCATGGCTATCGAGATGAACTCCAGCAAGTTCTCAGCTTAAAGGACTCTCAGCACAAGCAGCTCCTAGCAGCACAGCGAGAGCGCATTGCATCCCTAGAAAAGGAGCGTGACGGCTTGGAGAGCACGTTGAGGACCACTGCTGAGGTAGAGGCTGTCAAAACGGAGCAGGAGACCCCGTTACAAGCGGTCGATGCTCCAGGAGCTGAAGTTGAGAAGCTAAGGGAGCAGTTGGAGGCCACCAGAGTGCAAGCACAAGCTCTGGAGGAGAAGCTTCTAGAGGAGCGGCAGGAGCGAGAGATAAAGACCAAAGAACTCTCCGATCTGCGCTGGGAGGGAGGTGTGATGCGCACCGAGTCCGAGAGCGCTCAGGAGAGGGTGGCAGAGCTGGCCCGTGACCTGCTGGCCGTCGAGCAGAAGCTCCTACAGGAAAAGGAGGCCGCGGACCAGCTAAGGGCAGAGAACCAGTCGTTTGGTAAGGCCATGGCATCGCTTCAGGACAGCAGGGACCAGGCGGAAAACAAAGCCCAAGAGCTCAGGATCAAGTTGGAGGAGGTGAGAAAAGCTGGAAGCCCTGGAAGCGCCGCTGGAGAAGTGTGGAGCCTGAAGAACGCACTGCAAGCTCTGCAGAATGACCGCGAGAGACTG CTGGAGCAGCTTCAAGCACAGACATCAGAGCTGAAGACGCACAAGTCCGAGCTGGCTCGTCTGGGAGCAGGAGAGCTGATCAAAGTCAGCCAGGAGCTGTTTGAGGAGAAGAACAAGAACCAAGCCATGGTGGGTGCCATCAGGCAGCTGGAGAACATGGTGGAGGTGGACAAGCAGGAAATAGAGATGCTCAG ACTGGAGCGTGTGGACTGGATGGCTCAGGCAGAGCAACTTAAGCAGCAGACGCTCAGCGCGCTCTCAGAACGTGACCAGCAGCTGCGGCAGCTCGCCGCCA